The proteins below are encoded in one region of Ferroplasma acidiphilum:
- a CDS encoding MFS transporter produces MSENKFIGFTRNELLQVSAAWGGWILDGYTSIAYLLVFSYISVLIFPKYLGYLALILTLLPVTFGAAARSVGSVILGNFIGDRKGRKNLLSISIIGFSVLSAAIGLLPTYSQAGIASPILLYALLFLDGIFAGAEYGGGTALSMESVSPEKREQAGAFVQSGYGTGYFLIVFVEILLLRSMGSAAFASYGWRILMLTAIIPGVITLVIRRLSKETEVFDRMKAENSIEKSPVRKMFKNRSSIVFGFMITAGLLFMNTATASFYPVVGSVDFLNLGSGLLYALLVINFFSLIGVWSGGILARSFRDRRRPMLIFSIIFTVPTALFVIFGYTTNIMDFTIVFSIQLFLEALIFSALPVFLAESFSKKFRSTAVGLIYNGGAIFGGTAIVLLTAPAHIINIRTLWIVEVYIAGIILILGLIFYKKQENTSDPIEN; encoded by the coding sequence ATGTCAGAGAATAAATTTATAGGATTTACACGGAATGAACTGCTTCAGGTCTCGGCTGCATGGGGGGGATGGATACTGGATGGTTATACATCAATAGCATACCTTCTTGTGTTCTCATACATAAGTGTTTTAATATTCCCCAAGTATCTGGGATATCTTGCACTTATACTGACCCTGTTGCCTGTCACCTTTGGCGCGGCTGCACGTTCTGTAGGTTCAGTAATACTGGGCAATTTTATTGGAGATCGAAAGGGCAGAAAGAACCTGTTGAGTATTTCAATTATTGGATTCTCTGTGCTCTCTGCTGCCATAGGCCTGCTGCCAACCTATTCGCAGGCGGGGATTGCGTCTCCAATTTTGCTCTATGCCCTGCTTTTCCTTGATGGGATTTTTGCAGGTGCCGAGTATGGTGGCGGTACAGCGCTGTCTATGGAAAGTGTCAGTCCGGAGAAAAGGGAACAGGCAGGTGCATTCGTACAGTCAGGTTATGGCACAGGATATTTTCTTATTGTGTTTGTGGAGATTTTATTGCTCAGATCAATGGGGTCTGCTGCATTTGCTTCCTATGGATGGAGGATACTGATGCTCACAGCCATAATCCCAGGAGTTATAACACTTGTAATCAGGCGGCTTTCAAAGGAAACAGAGGTATTTGACCGGATGAAAGCGGAAAACAGCATTGAAAAATCCCCTGTGAGGAAGATGTTCAAAAATCGCAGCAGTATAGTGTTCGGATTTATGATAACCGCAGGTTTGCTTTTCATGAATACAGCCACAGCTTCATTTTATCCGGTTGTAGGCAGTGTTGATTTTCTTAATCTAGGTTCCGGGCTTCTCTATGCTTTGCTGGTTATAAACTTCTTTTCACTTATAGGAGTCTGGAGCGGAGGAATACTTGCAAGGAGCTTCAGGGACAGACGGCGCCCTATGCTTATATTTTCAATTATATTTACAGTACCAACCGCACTCTTTGTGATATTTGGATATACAACGAATATTATGGATTTCACCATTGTATTCTCAATCCAGTTATTCCTTGAGGCACTTATATTCTCGGCCCTGCCTGTATTCCTAGCAGAATCATTCAGCAAAAAATTCAGATCAACTGCGGTGGGGCTTATATATAACGGGGGTGCAATATTCGGTGGGACAGCCATTGTCCTGCTAACCGCTCCGGCACATATAATAAATATACGGACACTCTGGATCGTTGAGGTGTACATTGCAGGAATAATTTTAATTCTTGGATTAATATTCTATAAAAAGCAGGAGAACACTTCAGATCCAATAGAGAATTAA
- a CDS encoding ABC transporter permease yields the protein MNVYLITRKVIQAIVLLLFVVVILYILLRLMPGNPAELYIHSLKHPNPTTIKHIYKEYGINPNNKYSLTEFIIYFKDMFSFHFGVSFANMNDSVISLIGSALPYTLIIFGVAAVASFIIGIPLGILTSFLRGKKSESPILVTSTILNSIPFFAMAIIVFLILAVYYPIFPLQVSFYRLTPLFSHPTVSRLITMFYYFAMPILTLVAIEAMGHLLTMRSIMVSVLGEDFITTARAKGVKNSSIMFHHAARNAMVPESTRMALEFALLMSGAVVTEIIFGVPGMGRLLYTNTLDENYPVIQAALFILSIVTIIAYSLVDFIHAWLDPRVKV from the coding sequence ATGAATGTTTACCTCATTACACGAAAAGTAATACAGGCTATAGTTTTATTATTATTTGTGGTGGTTATATTATATATATTACTACGGCTGATGCCCGGTAACCCTGCAGAATTATATATACATAGTTTAAAACATCCGAATCCAACAACGATAAAGCACATTTATAAGGAATATGGCATTAATCCAAATAATAAATATAGTCTCACTGAATTTATAATATATTTTAAGGATATGTTTTCATTCCATTTCGGAGTCAGCTTTGCAAATATGAATGACAGTGTAATTTCTCTCATAGGTTCAGCCTTACCTTATACACTCATAATTTTTGGTGTAGCAGCTGTGGCCTCATTTATAATAGGAATACCATTAGGCATACTGACTTCATTTTTAAGAGGTAAAAAATCAGAATCACCAATATTAGTAACATCCACTATTTTAAATTCAATCCCATTTTTTGCTATGGCTATAATTGTATTTCTTATACTCGCAGTATATTATCCCATTTTTCCTTTGCAGGTCTCATTTTATCGTCTTACTCCACTTTTCTCACATCCTACCGTTTCACGTTTAATTACAATGTTCTATTATTTTGCGATGCCTATATTAACACTTGTCGCAATAGAAGCAATGGGACATCTGTTAACTATGAGAAGTATAATGGTCTCTGTACTCGGTGAAGATTTTATAACAACAGCGAGGGCAAAGGGAGTTAAAAATTCATCTATAATGTTCCATCATGCGGCGCGCAATGCTATGGTACCGGAATCTACGAGAATGGCATTAGAATTTGCCCTTTTGATGAGTGGTGCTGTAGTAACAGAAATTATTTTTGGTGTGCCAGGGATGGGAAGATTGCTTTACACAAATACGCTGGATGAGAATTATCCCGTAATCCAGGCTGCTCTATTTATTCTATCTATAGTAACAATTATTGCGTATTCTCTAGTTGATTTTATACATGCATGGTTAGACCCGAGGGTGAAGGTATGA
- a CDS encoding purine-cytosine permease family protein, producing the protein MVVKSFDNDVVEHRLEVVGVNPIPNHARTMSSRKIMIFWAMASASALTPIVGLELYNMGLPFATIAIIVALLIGIIPAGLVAEMGRQIPVPSLVVSRKTYGFMTSGAYSLVFTFLNLGFFGLNDTVGAAIISGLTHSNIIIWYVVMGVIQVVLVLFGAKWLEYFFRYSAPVLIVSYIILAYFLLTTYTINFSMLMHPIGAFTWGAALNFLLGFSILAWSYKISTQTRFGYPYSKEDSSGKKLKYFISSPVGIMIPVLLMGLIGLVGNSVATGGWNIATLSFPGLHGLFGIVVFIAALGVSLAIIHTNAMNLYPATADLLAALQPAFRKKPNEKLAQPIATILLGAGGIILAIAGILAHIETFIDDLASIIFPFTFILIFDWFVHLRHTTKIDDYYNIPRTIFMNLRVDALIPALIGTIIAMFGIGPYDVIFNYFPQALFGSLIGLGIYVAVYYGYSKNHINSKEHYSEKVEYADFEVE; encoded by the coding sequence ATGGTAGTTAAGAGTTTTGATAACGATGTTGTGGAGCACAGGCTTGAAGTAGTGGGTGTAAATCCAATTCCAAACCATGCGAGAACAATGTCGTCCCGTAAGATTATGATATTCTGGGCAATGGCAAGTGCATCTGCATTAACACCTATAGTAGGGTTGGAACTATATAATATGGGCCTTCCATTTGCAACTATAGCTATAATTGTTGCCTTACTAATTGGAATTATACCTGCTGGCCTTGTTGCTGAAATGGGAAGGCAGATTCCAGTGCCTTCACTGGTAGTTTCCAGGAAAACATATGGATTTATGACTTCGGGTGCTTATTCTCTGGTGTTCACTTTCCTTAACCTGGGATTTTTCGGCCTCAACGATACTGTGGGAGCTGCAATTATCAGTGGGCTCACACATTCAAACATTATAATATGGTATGTTGTCATGGGTGTAATTCAGGTTGTACTGGTTTTATTCGGTGCAAAATGGCTGGAATACTTTTTCAGGTACAGTGCACCTGTGCTTATAGTAAGCTATATTATACTTGCATATTTCCTTCTTACAACATATACCATTAATTTTTCCATGCTAATGCATCCGATAGGCGCATTCACATGGGGTGCTGCACTGAATTTCCTTCTCGGGTTCTCCATCCTTGCATGGTCATATAAAATTTCAACACAGACCCGGTTCGGGTATCCTTATTCGAAAGAAGATAGCAGTGGCAAAAAACTGAAATATTTCATATCCAGCCCTGTAGGCATAATGATACCGGTACTCCTGATGGGGCTAATAGGGCTGGTAGGCAACAGCGTAGCAACTGGCGGGTGGAATATAGCAACATTATCATTCCCCGGGCTTCACGGGCTTTTTGGCATAGTGGTGTTCATAGCGGCTCTCGGTGTATCACTGGCAATAATACATACGAATGCGATGAATTTATATCCTGCAACTGCTGATTTGCTGGCAGCACTTCAGCCTGCATTCAGGAAAAAGCCCAATGAAAAGCTTGCACAGCCCATAGCAACAATATTGCTTGGTGCCGGGGGAATTATACTGGCAATTGCAGGAATATTGGCACATATAGAAACATTCATAGATGACCTTGCATCCATTATATTTCCGTTTACATTCATATTAATATTCGACTGGTTTGTACACCTCAGGCATACAACAAAAATAGATGATTATTACAATATTCCCAGAACAATCTTCATGAACTTACGTGTGGATGCACTCATACCTGCCCTTATAGGCACGATAATCGCAATGTTTGGAATCGGGCCATACGATGTCATATTCAACTATTTCCCTCAGGCACTCTTCGGATCACTTATCGGGCTTGGAATATATGTTGCTGTCTACTATGGATATTCAAAGAACCATATAAATTCAAAGGAACATTATTCTGAAAAAGTTGAATATGCCGATTTTGAGGTGGAATAA